Proteins encoded by one window of Corvus cornix cornix isolate S_Up_H32 chromosome 27, ASM73873v5, whole genome shotgun sequence:
- the PHC2 gene encoding polyhomeotic-like protein 2, protein MENEQLPAPAPASSAGGTAPTPASTAATRPPGPQISVYSGIPDRQTVQVIQQALHRQPNTAAQYLQQMYAAQQQHLMLQTAALQQQHLTSAQLQSLAAVQQASLAANRQSGSSGGNGTQPATAQQPTINLATSPAAAQLLNRAQSVGPGASGIAQQAVLLGNTASPALTASQAQMYLRAQMLIFTPTGPVSAVRPESPAPAPPPAPPPAPPPATPQVHSLALRPTGPHLPALAMKPPGGGPPRAGPPRGPPPDPPPSTSKRPRGTRAVPMAWPAPPPPLLPTRSSPQPMLRCSPPSSCSSRRSRCSRSHRLSSSSSSSSSSSSSSSSSSSSSSSWAPVGSSPRAPPPPPSSSPCPPSALARPPSPKQGYPREWGARAAPPTGTPAAMLPPASSSTPRLSSCSCSPPAPRPPSGSPRVPAGTRCPCRGAPRARLPPRRSPPPSRRPPPPRAPTPLRASGPPRTPHFRIRPRPRSGPAARAREGRGQREPPPDKEPPERLHAQPRIPGMTSGSGSAAATVAGAAPHNGENKPPQAIVKPQILTHVIEGFVIQEGAEPFPVGRSSLLVGALHKQYAQELLPDKLPPQDNTTTTDSDMEEPYLQESKEEGNPPKLKCELCGRVDFAYKFKRSKRFCSMACAKRYNVGCTKRVGLFHPDRSKLQKPGGPPHGRRRSCKGTLPPLSKDSKKQPPGSVPAGSVTASLQLNHSQEDSSRCSDNSSYEEPLSPISASSSTSRRRQGERDLELRDMELPDVHGRDLPGLGHRFLPSEPSKWNVEDVYEFIRSLPGCQEIAEEFRAQEIDGQALLLLKEDHLMSTMNIKLGPALKIYARINMLKDS, encoded by the exons ATGGAGAatgagcagctcccagccccggctcccgcCAGCAGCGCCGGTGGCACAGCCCCGACGCCCGCCAGCACCGCGGCCACGCGCCCACCTGGGCCCCAGATCTCTGTCTACAGCGGCATCCCCGACCGCCAGACCGTGCAG GTGATCCAGCAGGCGCTGCACCGGCAGCCCAACACAGCGGCACAGTACCTGCAGCAGATGTACGcggcacagcagcagcacctcatgCTGCAGACGGCCGcgctccagcagcagcacctcaccagtgcccagctccagagcctgGCCGCCGTCCAGCAG GCGAGCCTGGCAGCGAACCGGCAAAGTGGCTCCTCAGGGGGCAATGGCACCCAGCCAGCCACGGCACAGCAGCCCACG ATCAACCTGGCGACATCACCAGCAGCGGCGCAGCTGCTGAACCGGGCACAGAGCGTGGGGCCCGGGGCGTCGGGCATCGCtcagcaggctgtgctgctgggcaaCACCGCCTCACCTGCCCTCACCGCCAGCCAGGCCCAGATGTACCTGCGGGCACAGATG ctcatCTTCACGCCCACGGGCCCCGTCAGCGCTGTCCGGCCCGAGAGCCCCGCGCCAGCCCCTCCACCGGCCCCACCACCCGCTCCGCCACCCGCCACCCCTCAG GTGCACAGCCTGGCCCTGCGCCCCACCGGCCCCCACCTCCCCGCCCTGGCCATGAAGCCCCCCGGGGGTGGCCCTCCCCGGGCTGGCCCCCCCCGGGGGCCCCCGCCCGACCCCCCGCCGAGCACCTCAAAAAGACCGAGGGGCACGAGGGCCGTGCCCATGGCCTGGCCCGCGCCACCGCCCCCGCTGCTGCCCACCCGCTCGTCACCCCAG CCTATGCTCCGCTGCAGCCCccccagttcctgcagcagccGCCGAAGCCGATGCAGCCGCAGCCACcgcctcagcagcagcagcagcagttcgtcatccagcagcagcagcagcagcagcagcagcagcagcagcagcagctgggcccCCGTGGGCAGCTCACCTCGggcccccccgccgccccccagctccagcccctgccccccGTCAGCCCTGGCCCGGCCCCCCAGCCCAAAGCAGGGGTACCCCAGGGAGTGGGGGGCGAGGGCGGCCCCCCCAACGGGCACCCCGGCTGCCATGCTGCCCCCCGCAAGTTCCAGCACGCCTCGGCTGtcatcctgcagctgcagcccgCCGGCCCCACG CCCCCCCTCGGGGTCCCCGAGGGTGCCCGCCGGGACCCGCTGCCCGTGCAGAGGAGCGCCGAGAGCCCGCCTGccgccccgccgcagccccccGCCCTctcgccgcccgccgcccccccgggCCCCGACACCCCTGAGGGCGAGCGGCCCCCCACGCACG CCTCACTTCCGCATccgcccccggccccggtcCGGCCCCGCGGCCCGGGCGAGGGaggggcgggggcagcgggagcCGCCGCCGGACAAAG agccccccGAGCGCCTCCATGCGCAGCCCCGCATTCCCGGGATGACCTCGGGCTCCGGCAGCGCTGCCGCCACCGTCGCCGGCGCCGCCCCCCACAATGGTGAGAACAAACCGCCCCAGGCCATCGTGAAACCCCAGATCCTCACGCACGTCATCGAGGGCTTCGTCATCCAGGAGGGCGCCGAGCCCTTCCCG GTGGGCCGCTCCTCGCTGCTGGTGGGGGCCCTGCACAAGCAGTATGCGCAGGAGCTGCTGCCGGACAAGCTCCCGCCGCAGgacaacaccaccaccaccgACTCAGACATGGAGGAGCCGTACCTGCAAG AATCCAAAGAGGAGGGCAACCCCCCCAAGTTGAAGTGTGAGCTCTGCGGCCGCGTTGACTTCGCCTACAAGTTCAAGCGCTCCAAGCGCTTCTGCTCCATGGCCTGTGCCAAGAG GTACAATGTGGGCTGCACAAAGAGGGTGGGGTTGTTCCACCCCGATCGCAGCAAACTCCAGAAACCGGGGGGGCCCCCCCACGGGCGGCGCCGCAGCTGCAAAGGGACCCTGCCCCCCCTGAGCAAGGACAGCAAGAAACAG cccccggggtCTGTCCCAGCGGGGTCGGTGACGGCGTCGTTGCAGCTCAACCACAGCCAGGAGGATTCCAGCCGCTGCTCCGACAACTCCAGCTATGAAGAGCCGCTGTCGCCCATCTCCGCCAGCTCCTCCACGTCCCGGCGCCGGCAGGGAGAGCGGGACCTGGAGCTGCGGGACATGGAGCTGCCGGACGTGCACGGCCGTGACCTGCCCGGCCTTGGCCACCGCTTCCTGCCCAGCGAGCCCAGCAAGTGGAACGTGGAGGACGTTTACGAGTTCATCCGCTCGCTGCCGG GCTGCCAGGAGATTGCAGAGGAGTTCCGGGCTCAGGAGATCGACGGGcaggcgctgctgctgctcaaggAGGATCATCTTATGAGCACCATGAACATCAAGCTGGGCCCCGCGCTCAAGATCTACGCCCGCATCAACATGCTCAAGGACTCCTGA